One Manihot esculenta cultivar AM560-2 chromosome 18, M.esculenta_v8, whole genome shotgun sequence genomic window carries:
- the LOC110607092 gene encoding uncharacterized protein LOC110607092 — MEIAVSSSSNFVDLENRKNKAEEDRDRIRVKRETLKAVLEQCQRALQLLGNNTDGVDEVNDDDNDNDNDNDRGKPAVEDDDDKELSRNNSVASPGAADREAYELCDLLKSRVGCPDFLEKLECDYMLVPQNLSEEGSSWDMVSESDLWEAGIVDSDQEDYVLVRQEDLVEGIACFMAAYLLSFRQANDLTPNQLQEALSKTFSVKKKKGKLRKAWDGSKVMYNVASWGATAIGIYQNPVILRAASKAFWTSCHVISKLL, encoded by the exons ATGGAAATTGCGGTCTCCAGCTCTTCCAATTTCGTTGATTTGGAGAATAGGAAGAATAAGGCGGAAGAAGACAGGGATCGTATTCGCGTTAAGAGGGAGACCTTGAAGGCCGTGCTCGAGCAGTGCCAGAGAGCTCTCCAATTGCTCGGTAACAACACTGATGGTGTAGACGAAGTTAACGATGATGATAATGATAACGATAACGATAACGACCGCGGAAAGCCGGCTGTTGAGGACGACGACGATAAGGAGCTCAGCCGAAACAATTCAGTAGCGTCGCCTGGTGCTGCTGACCGGGAAGCCTATGAG TTGTGCGACCTTCTCAAATCTAGAGTTGGATGCCCTGACTTCCTTGAAAAGCTAGAGTGTGATTACATGTTGGTTCCACAAAATTTGTCTG AAGAAGGTAGTTCTTGGGACATGGTCAGTGAAAGTGATCTATGGGAAGCTGGAATTGTTGATTCTGATCAAGAAGATTATGTTCTTGTTCGGCAAGAAGACCTAGTTGAGGGAATTGCATGCTTCATGGCTGCCTATTTGCTGTCTTTTAGACAGGCAAAT GATTTGACCCCTAATCAACTCCAGGAAG ccCTTAGCAAAACATTCTCtgtaaaaaagaagaaagggaaGCTGCGGAAGGCATGGGATGGTAGCAAAGTCATGTATAATGTAGCATCCTGGGGGGCGACTGCCATTGG GATATACCAAAATCCAGTAATTCTTAGGGCTGCCTCTAAAGCATTCTGGACTTCATGTCATGTTATATCAAAGCTTCTCTGA
- the LOC110606596 gene encoding glucose-6-phosphate isomerase 1, chloroplastic, translated as MASLSGLCSSSPSLKPKIPLLKATLNSTPFKTSLPFPTRTRLEPIQSVAREISTDLSKTNDKLPSRPEQGLIKDPAALWRRYVDWLYQHKELGLYLDVSRIGFNDDFVRDMEPRLQKAFKDMEELEKGAIANPDEGRMVGHYWLRNSSLAPNSFLKTQIELTLDAVCKFAEEVVSGKIKPPSSPEGRFTQILSVGIGGSALGPQFVAEALAPDNPPLKIRFIDNTDPAGIDHQIAQLGPELASTLVIVISKSGGTPETRNGLLEVQKAFREAGLEFAKQGVAITQENSLLDNTARIEGWLARFPMFDWVGGRTSEMSAVGLLPAALQGIDIREMLAGASLMDEANRNTALRDNPAAMLALCWYWASDGIGSKDMVVLPYKDSLLLISRYLQQLVMESLGKEFDLDGNRVNQGLTVYGNKGSTDQHAYIQQLREGVHNFFVTFIEVLRDRPPGHDWELEPGVTCGDYLFGMLQGTRSALYANDRESITVTVQEVTPRSVGALIALYERAVGIYASLVNINAYHQPGVEAGKKAAGEVLALQKRVLAVLNEASCKEPVEPLTLDEVAERCHAEEDIEMIYKIIAHMAANDRALIAEGSCGSPRSIKVFLGECNMDELYA; from the exons ATGGCCTCTCTCTCCGGTCTCTGCTCATCGTCTCCTTCTCTTAAGCCCAAAATCCCACTTCTTAAGGCCACTCTCAATTCCACGCCCTTCAAGACTTCTCTCCCATTTCCAACTCGCACTCGACTTGAGCCAATTCAATCTGTAGCTCGCGAGATCTCCACCGATTTGTCCAAGACAAATGATAAGTTGCCGAGCAGGCCCGAACAAGGGTTGATCAAAGATCCTGCCGCTCTATGGAGGAGATACGTGGACTGGCTCTACCAACACAAGGAGCTAGGACTGTATCTGGACGTGAGCCGGATCGGATTCAACGACGACTTTGTGAGGGATATGGAGCCCCGATTACAGAAGGCGTTTAAGGACATGGAAGAGCTGGAGAAGGGCGCGATTGCGAACCCTGATGAAGGGAGGATGGTTGGGCATTATTGGTTGAGAAATTCGAGCCTCGCGCCCAACTCTTTTTTGAAAACGCAGATTGAGCTTACGCTTGACGCCGTTTGCAAGTTCGCCGAGGAAGTGGTCAGTGGTAAG ATTAAGCCCCCATCTTCGCCAGAAGGCCGTTTTACTCAAATTCTCTCTGTGGGGATCGGAGGTTCTGCTCTTGGACCGCAATTTGTTGCCGAGGCTTTGGCGCCTGATAATCCTCCTCTCAAG ATAAGATTCATTGATAATACAGATCCAGCAGGAATTGATCATCAGATTGCTCAGCTTGGCCCTGAGCTGGCTTCTACTCTTGTAATAGTGATTTCAAAG AGTGGAGGTACCCCTGAAACTAGAAATGGTTTGTTGGAAGTACAAAAGGCTTTCCGTGAAGCTGGCCTGGAATTTGCAAAACAG GGAGTTGCTATAACGCAAGAAAATTCATTATTAGACAACACTGCTAGAATTGAGGGTTGGTTAGCTAGATTCCCTATGTTTGATTGGGTGGGTGGTAGGACATCTGAAATGTCTGCAGTTGGCCTACTTCCAGCAGCACTTCAG GGGATTGACATTAGAGAAATGCTTGCTGGTGCATCATTAATGGATGAGGCAAATAGGAACACAGCG CTTAGGGATAACCCTGCTGCCATGCTAGCCTTATGTTGGTACTGGGCCTCTGATGGGATAGGATCTAAG GACATGGTAGTGCTTCCGTACAAGGACAGCCTATTGCTAATTAGTAGGTATTTGCAGCAATTGGTCATGGAATCACTTGGGAAGGAATTTGACCTGGATGGTAATCGA GTGAATCAAGGACTTACAGTCTATGGAAATAAAGGAAGCACAGATCAACATGC GTACATTCAACAACTGAGAGAGGGTGTGCATAATTTCTTTGTAACGTTCATTGAAGTGCTACGGGATAGGCCCCCTGGTCATGATTGGGAACTCGAACCTGGTGTCACATGTGGTGACTACCTATTTGGAATGCTACAG GGAACTAGGTCAGCCTTGTATGCTAATGACAGAGAGTCAATAACAGTTACAGTGCAAGAAGTGACACCTAGATCTGTTGGGGCACTTATTGCCCTTTATGAACGAGCAGTTGGGATATATGCTTCACTTGTCAACATCAATGCTTATCACCAGCCTG GTGTGGAAGCTGGGAAAAAGGCAGCAGGAGAAGTATTAGCTCTTCAGAAGCGGGTTTTGGCAGTACTCAATGAGGCAAG TTGCAAGGAGCCTGTTGAACCGTTGACACTTGATGAAGTAGCTGAACGTTGCCATGCAGAAGAAGAT ATTGAAATGATATACAAAATTATTGCACACATGGCCGCCAATGACAGAGCACTTATAGCTGAAGGTAGTTGTGGTTCACCGCGGAGCATTAAGGTTTTCCTTGGGGAGTGCAATATggatgagttgtatgcatga
- the LOC110605996 gene encoding chaperone protein DnaJ isoform X2 — translation MWDDWGDCHQDQNQDQDQDSHFNFDFLSLVSKPKDYYKILEVDYDASDDAIRSNYIRLALKWHPDKHKNQDSATSIFQDINEAYQVGKTIGQKGSSEKKGSYLQFHMAYKDEEVAVLIILISI, via the exons ATGTGGGACGACTGGGGCGATTGCCACCAGGACCAAAACCAAGACCAAGACCAAGACTCGCACTTTAATTTCGATTTCCTTTCCCTTGTATCCAAGCCCAAG GATTACTATAAAATACTGGAGGTGGATTATGATGCCAGCGACGACGCAATTCGCTCCAATTATATACGCCTCGCTCTG AAATGGCATCCGGATAAGCATAAAAACCAGGATAGTGCCACTTCGATATTTCAAGATATAAACGAGGCTTATCAGG TAGGCAAAACTATAGGACAAAAGGGCTCTTCAGAAAAGAAAGGAAGCTATCTGCAG TTTCATATGGCTTACAAAGACGAGGAGGTAGCTGTGTTGATAATACTGATTAGCATTTGA
- the LOC110605996 gene encoding chaperone protein DnaJ isoform X4 — MWDDWGDCHQDQNQDQDQDSHFNFDFLSLVSKPKDYYKILEVDYDASDDAIRSNYIRLALKWHPDKHKNQDSATSIFQDINEAYQVGKTIGQKGSSEKKGSYLQHSFIWLTKTRR; from the exons ATGTGGGACGACTGGGGCGATTGCCACCAGGACCAAAACCAAGACCAAGACCAAGACTCGCACTTTAATTTCGATTTCCTTTCCCTTGTATCCAAGCCCAAG GATTACTATAAAATACTGGAGGTGGATTATGATGCCAGCGACGACGCAATTCGCTCCAATTATATACGCCTCGCTCTG AAATGGCATCCGGATAAGCATAAAAACCAGGATAGTGCCACTTCGATATTTCAAGATATAAACGAGGCTTATCAGG TAGGCAAAACTATAGGACAAAAGGGCTCTTCAGAAAAGAAAGGAAGCTATCTGCAG CACAGTTTCATATGGCTTACAAAGACGAGGAGGTAG
- the LOC110605996 gene encoding chaperone protein DnaJ isoform X1 — translation MWDDWGDCHQDQNQDQDQDSHFNFDFLSLVSKPKDYYKILEVDYDASDDAIRSNYIRLALKWHPDKHKNQDSATSIFQDINEAYQVLSDPVRRREYDKKGMLYVHDYNVIDYLNRHKGLILTCNGLGIRNSIW, via the exons ATGTGGGACGACTGGGGCGATTGCCACCAGGACCAAAACCAAGACCAAGACCAAGACTCGCACTTTAATTTCGATTTCCTTTCCCTTGTATCCAAGCCCAAG GATTACTATAAAATACTGGAGGTGGATTATGATGCCAGCGACGACGCAATTCGCTCCAATTATATACGCCTCGCTCTG AAATGGCATCCGGATAAGCATAAAAACCAGGATAGTGCCACTTCGATATTTCAAGATATAAACGAGGCTTATCAGG TTTTGAGTGATCCTGTCAGAAGAAGAGAATACGACAAGAAAGGGATGCTTTATGTCCATGATTATAACGTAATT GATTATCTTAACCGTCACAAGGGCCTTATATTAACGTGTAATGGTCTTGGGATCAGGAACTCAATCTGGTAA
- the LOC110605996 gene encoding chaperone protein DnaJ isoform X3: protein MWDDWGDCHQDQNQDQDQDSHFNFDFLSLVSKPKDYYKILEVDYDASDDAIRSNYIRLALKWHPDKHKNQDSATSIFQDINEAYQGKTIGQKGSSEKKGSYLQFHMAYKDEEVAVLIILISI, encoded by the exons ATGTGGGACGACTGGGGCGATTGCCACCAGGACCAAAACCAAGACCAAGACCAAGACTCGCACTTTAATTTCGATTTCCTTTCCCTTGTATCCAAGCCCAAG GATTACTATAAAATACTGGAGGTGGATTATGATGCCAGCGACGACGCAATTCGCTCCAATTATATACGCCTCGCTCTG AAATGGCATCCGGATAAGCATAAAAACCAGGATAGTGCCACTTCGATATTTCAAGATATAAACGAGGCTTATCAGG GCAAAACTATAGGACAAAAGGGCTCTTCAGAAAAGAAAGGAAGCTATCTGCAG TTTCATATGGCTTACAAAGACGAGGAGGTAGCTGTGTTGATAATACTGATTAGCATTTGA
- the LOC110605996 gene encoding chaperone protein DnaJ isoform X5: MWDDWGDCHQDQNQDQDQDSHFNFDFLSLVSKPKDYYKILEVDYDASDDAIRSNYIRLALKWHPDKHKNQDSATSIFQDINEAYQGKTIGQKGSSEKKGSYLQHSFIWLTKTRR; encoded by the exons ATGTGGGACGACTGGGGCGATTGCCACCAGGACCAAAACCAAGACCAAGACCAAGACTCGCACTTTAATTTCGATTTCCTTTCCCTTGTATCCAAGCCCAAG GATTACTATAAAATACTGGAGGTGGATTATGATGCCAGCGACGACGCAATTCGCTCCAATTATATACGCCTCGCTCTG AAATGGCATCCGGATAAGCATAAAAACCAGGATAGTGCCACTTCGATATTTCAAGATATAAACGAGGCTTATCAGG GCAAAACTATAGGACAAAAGGGCTCTTCAGAAAAGAAAGGAAGCTATCTGCAG CACAGTTTCATATGGCTTACAAAGACGAGGAGGTAG